One Leptospira meyeri genomic region harbors:
- a CDS encoding thioredoxin domain-containing protein: MLFFVSCTENSSEVSYLPEKLPSEETIKETLSSNLNLAKLNAQTKLLGKSLAVWKDEEKKLVSEKEINLYWQKEKKLTPKLIVDTDLIDKQRDSIRIRIVWSRIFHKTGIALKQKPIQATNLNLFKQLNLKFSPNFGSSNAKWIIVEWSDYLCNFCRDSFPHTKNLLSKYKTQILYIHKDFPLDGESKEGLLPLALGRCLWEKDPKYFLGHMQLLYSNSKKILRGDDLQVKEWDAITDCQPKTLPEKYFSQVRSEMNEAMKFGVGSVPTFWVNGRWVVGALDSQSWERVLEDTVSH, encoded by the coding sequence TTGTTATTCTTCGTTTCCTGCACCGAAAATTCTTCAGAGGTTTCCTATCTACCAGAAAAGCTACCTTCCGAAGAAACGATTAAAGAAACGTTGTCATCTAATTTGAATTTGGCGAAATTGAATGCTCAAACAAAATTATTGGGAAAATCTTTAGCAGTCTGGAAAGATGAGGAAAAAAAATTAGTATCAGAAAAGGAAATAAATCTGTATTGGCAAAAGGAAAAAAAATTAACACCGAAACTTATTGTTGATACAGATTTAATTGATAAACAAAGAGATTCAATACGGATCCGGATTGTTTGGAGCCGAATCTTCCACAAAACGGGGATTGCACTAAAACAAAAACCGATTCAGGCAACGAATTTAAATTTATTCAAACAACTTAATCTGAAATTTTCACCTAATTTTGGTTCATCGAATGCTAAATGGATTATTGTTGAATGGAGTGATTATTTGTGTAATTTCTGTCGTGATAGTTTTCCACACACAAAGAATCTTTTGTCAAAATACAAAACTCAAATTTTATATATTCACAAAGATTTTCCGTTAGATGGAGAATCGAAAGAGGGGTTACTTCCCTTGGCTTTAGGTCGTTGTTTATGGGAGAAAGATCCAAAATATTTCTTAGGGCATATGCAGTTGTTATATTCTAATTCCAAAAAGATATTGCGTGGTGATGATCTGCAAGTCAAGGAATGGGATGCGATAACGGATTGCCAACCCAAGACTCTCCCTGAAAAATATTTTTCTCAAGTGCGAAGTGAAATGAACGAAGCTATGAAATTTGGTGTAGGTTCTGTTCCTACATTTTGGGTCAACGGGCGTTGGGTGGTCGGAGCATTAGATTCTCAATCTTGGGAACGGGTTTTGGAAGACACCGTAAGTCATTAA
- a CDS encoding NADase-type glycan-binding domain-containing protein, whose translation MNRRSYIFPILVSFVLLTLNCGKRLHFSMVTSTSMENGLPFLVLDGKEWKAEGGAEFVKLHFYADNSFPLSKVTIESCSGQFKDRIAAYVNFDEVYASTDVQKSNSEVIFDPIVQARSVTLNFQRNQNICLKSVKFYDEKGGSYRTYAPEIVAGTVLASETASPEPTYSVMNLFDSKYENGYSSIKGGVGVTFNFEFADKKKISVLKIWNGYQRSDVHCIKNGRVKSFLLTGEDGYSAKINVEDTMGSQEIQLPTPFKGKKLTMKVEEIYPGLTEKGIVLSELRFGDDGDWFAMDTLPKSKDTAAKNFDSFAKASLRKVLNRGLTGREVSSMVSEEITDLPAGAENEVAVEENLDPPTSSDWTIRLRSDGTFFLEGSTARTNYDAGEESSHRFYGMGNYEIKEISPGKIYMRIFGFLRKQTFTNFLDYGGGDCNGCGRDCNLVKNPDPNNTEKIFQEFVTLQMRGKQFYLTNAKKTENLDFSALELSLE comes from the coding sequence ATGAATCGTAGATCGTACATCTTTCCCATTTTGGTCTCATTTGTTCTTTTGACATTGAATTGTGGTAAAAGACTCCACTTTTCGATGGTGACTTCTACATCAATGGAAAATGGGCTCCCTTTTCTCGTGTTAGATGGAAAAGAGTGGAAAGCAGAAGGTGGTGCGGAGTTTGTCAAATTGCATTTTTATGCAGACAATTCTTTCCCTTTGAGCAAGGTTACAATAGAATCGTGTTCTGGACAATTCAAAGACCGAATAGCTGCCTATGTTAACTTTGATGAAGTTTATGCAAGTACAGATGTTCAAAAATCAAATTCAGAAGTCATATTTGATCCGATCGTACAAGCAAGATCTGTTACATTAAATTTTCAAAGAAACCAAAATATCTGCCTTAAGTCCGTTAAGTTTTACGATGAAAAAGGTGGGTCGTACAGAACGTACGCTCCTGAAATTGTCGCCGGGACTGTTCTCGCTTCTGAAACTGCTTCTCCAGAGCCAACTTATTCCGTTATGAATCTTTTTGATTCTAAATACGAAAATGGTTATTCATCGATTAAAGGTGGAGTTGGAGTTACATTCAATTTCGAATTTGCAGATAAGAAAAAAATATCGGTACTGAAAATCTGGAACGGATACCAACGATCTGATGTCCATTGTATAAAAAATGGTCGTGTAAAATCTTTTCTTTTGACAGGAGAAGATGGATACTCTGCAAAAATCAATGTAGAAGATACAATGGGTAGTCAAGAAATCCAGCTACCTACTCCTTTTAAAGGCAAAAAATTAACGATGAAAGTGGAGGAGATTTATCCTGGGCTAACGGAAAAAGGAATCGTCTTGTCTGAGTTACGTTTTGGTGATGACGGAGATTGGTTTGCAATGGACACTCTCCCTAAATCCAAGGATACAGCCGCTAAAAACTTTGATTCCTTTGCGAAAGCTTCCTTACGTAAGGTGTTAAATCGTGGTTTGACGGGAAGAGAAGTATCCTCCATGGTTTCTGAGGAGATCACTGATCTGCCGGCAGGAGCGGAGAACGAGGTTGCTGTGGAAGAAAATTTAGATCCACCCACTTCTTCTGATTGGACAATTCGACTCCGGTCAGATGGGACATTCTTTTTAGAAGGATCCACTGCTCGCACTAATTACGATGCTGGTGAAGAAAGTTCTCATCGTTTTTATGGAATGGGGAATTATGAAATTAAAGAAATCTCACCTGGTAAAATTTATATGCGGATATTTGGATTTCTTCGCAAACAAACTTTTACAAATTTCTTAGATTATGGTGGCGGAGATTGTAATGGATGTGGACGGGATTGTAACCTTGTCAAAAATCCCGATCCAAATAATACTGAAAAAATATTTCAAGAATTTGTGACACTACAAATGCGCGGAAAACAATTCTATTTAACCAACGCTAAAAAAACAGAGAACTTAGATTTTTCAGCTTTAGAATTAAGTTTGGAATAA
- the lsa20 gene encoding LIC11469 family lipoprotein adhesin Lsa20 has translation MYFSKIAIVSWYIIILFSFSCKGEGEKNEHTNVEKTVSSPKKSNKVSIQIQWENTTLPLQMEIREPSGAQTLALWTTGTVKDGKQTPFGELIPESTLVLKPGNKKQFLLVMKNSTETPIYFFAAPHSALPVEHSFGFKFKCLCVNHVFMVPPKEVWFRVVEIRLAPDFLGDRLALKHNLIGISRERMLQFEKSAGNSLPSEMD, from the coding sequence ATGTATTTTTCAAAAATTGCCATTGTTAGCTGGTATATCATTATCTTGTTTTCCTTCTCCTGTAAGGGGGAAGGCGAAAAAAATGAACATACGAATGTTGAAAAGACCGTTTCCTCTCCTAAAAAATCCAATAAGGTTTCGATTCAAATCCAATGGGAGAACACAACGCTTCCTTTACAGATGGAAATTCGAGAGCCAAGTGGTGCGCAAACTCTTGCATTATGGACTACAGGAACCGTAAAAGACGGAAAACAAACTCCCTTTGGGGAATTGATTCCTGAAAGTACGTTAGTTCTTAAACCAGGAAACAAAAAACAATTTCTGCTTGTGATGAAAAACTCAACAGAAACTCCTATATACTTTTTTGCAGCACCTCATTCCGCCCTACCTGTTGAACATAGTTTTGGATTTAAATTCAAATGTTTGTGCGTTAATCATGTTTTTATGGTGCCTCCCAAGGAGGTTTGGTTTCGTGTAGTCGAAATTCGTCTCGCACCAGATTTTTTAGGAGACCGGTTGGCTTTGAAACACAATCTAATTGGAATTAGTCGAGAGAGAATGCTTCAATTTGAAAAGAGTGCAGGTAATTCGCTTCCCAGTGAAATGGATTAA
- a CDS encoding EAL domain-containing response regulator, with protein sequence MITNDLNFLVIEDDDFQREVIVDILIRLGAMHVTQARTGSEALKILNEINPTPIDIILCDLNMPEMDGMEFIRHIGTSHSSIATIIMSALDGALIESVQRMASAYGANILGAIEKPITPVHVETLLSLYNARDSKQGKTSNQGSRFTLGEILEGLTNGNFEPFFQPKIHLATGKLIGAEALARWIHPLHGVIPPYAFIDLLEKTGNIDILTFVMLEKSAKACQILHSQGFNISISINLSLSSLTDTKLADKITRIILDSGIDPKYIILEITETAAMTEMAPALENLARLRMKGFGLSIDDYGTGYSSMQQIARIAFTELKIDQSFVREMATSNVSKVLINSSIDMATKLQMKSTAEGIETKKDWEQLQSMNCDLGQGYYIAKPMNFDDFLNFCKHSIGT encoded by the coding sequence ATGATTACAAATGATTTAAATTTCTTAGTAATTGAAGATGATGATTTTCAAAGAGAAGTTATTGTCGACATTTTGATCCGTTTGGGTGCAATGCATGTCACCCAAGCTCGAACAGGAAGCGAAGCGCTAAAAATTCTAAACGAAATAAACCCGACTCCTATCGATATTATACTTTGCGACTTAAATATGCCGGAAATGGATGGTATGGAATTTATTCGTCACATTGGAACATCACATTCTTCAATAGCAACCATCATCATGAGCGCACTCGACGGGGCTCTAATTGAATCGGTTCAAAGAATGGCTAGTGCGTATGGCGCCAATATACTGGGAGCTATAGAAAAACCAATCACACCGGTTCACGTAGAAACTTTATTGTCTTTATACAATGCTCGCGACTCAAAACAAGGAAAAACATCAAACCAAGGATCACGTTTTACACTTGGAGAAATCTTGGAAGGTTTAACGAATGGAAACTTCGAACCTTTCTTTCAGCCGAAAATACATTTGGCAACAGGAAAATTAATTGGTGCGGAAGCATTAGCAAGATGGATACATCCTCTACATGGTGTCATTCCACCTTATGCATTCATTGATTTATTAGAAAAAACTGGTAATATTGATATACTTACATTCGTTATGTTAGAAAAATCAGCAAAGGCTTGTCAAATCCTCCATTCTCAAGGATTTAACATTTCTATTTCCATCAATTTATCGCTCAGTTCTTTAACTGATACAAAACTTGCAGATAAAATCACTCGCATCATCTTAGATTCAGGGATAGATCCCAAATATATAATTCTTGAAATCACAGAAACGGCTGCGATGACAGAGATGGCTCCTGCTCTTGAAAATTTGGCACGTCTTCGAATGAAAGGATTTGGACTGTCCATCGATGATTACGGTACAGGTTATTCCAGTATGCAACAAATCGCAAGAATTGCATTTACTGAATTAAAGATAGACCAGTCGTTTGTCCGCGAAATGGCAACGAGCAATGTATCCAAAGTACTAATCAACTCAAGTATTGATATGGCAACAAAATTGCAAATGAAATCAACTGCAGAAGGAATTGAAACGAAAAAAGATTGGGAACAACTACAAAGTATGAATTGTGATCTAGGGCAAGGTTACTACATTGCCAAACCAATGAACTTCGATGATTTTCTAAACTTTTGCAAACACAGTATTGGAACCTGA